The following DNA comes from Microbacterium foliorum.
CCCGGGGCGAGATCGACCTGCTGCTCGCGACGACCGTCATCGAGGTCGGTGTCGACGTGCCCAACGCCTCGACCATGATCGTCCTCGACGCCGACCGCTTCGGCGTCTCCCAGCTGCATCAACTCAGGGGTCGCGTGGGCCGAGGCGGCGTGCCAGGGCTGTGTCTGCTCGTGACCGAGGCGGAAGCCGGTTCTGTGGCGCGCGAGCGGGTCGACGCGGTCGCAGCGACCCTCGACGGTTTCGCCCTCGCCGAGGTCGACCTCGAGCTGCGCGGCGAAGGCGACGTGCTCGGCGCCGCACAGGCAGGCGTACGGTCGTCGTTGAAGCTGCTGCGCGTGGTCAAGGACTCCGGTCTGATCGTCCGGGCGCGCGAACTCGCCGAGGCGATCCTCGCAGCCGACCCCGGTCTCGATGCGAACCCAGGGCTCAGATCCGCCATCGAACGACGGGTGAGCGACGACGACCGCGCGGCCCTGGCCAAGAACTGACCCGAGCACGCGTGCCCTAGGCTGGGGGCATGAGCAGCCGGATCGCCGTCGTCCCGGGTTCCTTCGACCCGCCGACCCTGGGCCACCTCGACGTCATCCGTCGGGCCGCCAAGCTGTACGACGAGCTGCATGTGCTCGTCGTTCACAACCCCGGCAAGGAGGCGATGCTGCCGATCGCGGCGCGGCTGTCGCTCATCGAGCAGTCCATCGCCGACGAGGGCATGGAAGGCAACGTCGTCGTCGGATCGTGGAGCATGGGTCTTCTGGTCGACTATGCACGTGATGTGGGCGCCGGCGTGCTGGTCAAGGGGATCCGCTCGCAGATCGACGTCGCCTACGAATCGCCGATGGCGATCGTCAACCGGCACCTCGCCGACATCGAGACGGTCTTCCTGCTGCCCGACCCGGCGCATGCTCTCGTGTCCAGCTCTCTCGTGCGACAGGTGGCGGGGCTCGGCGGCGATGTGTCGCCTTTCGTCCCTCGCGCGGTCGCCGATTTCCTCGACACCGGGTCTCGCGGGATCTGAAGCCGCGCCCCTGAGCGCCGCGCTCAGCCCGAAGCCAGCCTCCCGCCGCGTGTAGCCGGTACCATTGCTGGGTGCGTTCCCGAATGAGTGGTCCTTTCGTCCTCCCCGTCCGCGACATCGTCCGCAAGCCGGGAGAGATGCGCGAACATGAGTTCTCCGTGACCCTGAAGGACGCCTGGGGAGAGGGGATCGTGTCGTATGAGGCCGGTTCCGAACTCGACCTGGATGTGCGTCTGGAGTCGGTCCACGAGGGCATTCTGGTCTCGGGAATCGTCGATGGGGAGTACGCCGGAGTGTGCGGTCGCTGCCTCATCGACATCGCTCGGCCCGTCGAAGTCGAGTTCCAGGAGCTTTTCGCGTATCCTGGTGAGGAAGAAACTGACTTCGAGGTTCAAGACGACCACGTGGATCTTGAAACTCTAGTCAGGGATGCGGCCGTATTGGCGCTTCCATTTCAGCCGGTGTGTCAGCCGGATTGCCCCGGGCTCGACCCGAAGACGGGCGAGAGGCTGACAGCGAGCACCGACAAGGAGCAGGCGGCTCCCATCGATCCTCGGTGGAGCGCGCTCCAGAACATCACAGACCAAGACGGCACGGAAGAATCTCGTGCCGCCGAGAAAGAAGAGAGCTAGTCATGGCTGGTAACCCCCCGAAGCGCAAGGTATCCCGTTCGAACACCCGCTCGCGCCGCGCGCAGTGGAAGGCGGCGCCCATCGCTCTCGTCAAGACCGTCGAGAACGGCAAGACGGTCTACAGCCGTCCGCACCAGGCGAAGGTCGTCACCGACTCGCAGGGCACCGAGCTCTTCCTCGAGTACAAGGGTCGCAAGGTCGCCGACGTCTGAGTCGCGACTTCACTACTGTGACTGAAGTCCCTGGGGGGACGAGACCTCTCCCAGAGAAGCTCCGCGTCGATATCGACGCGGAGCTTCTGGAGTTGGCGCTCACCCATCGTTCGTATGCGTACGAGCATGGCGGCATCCCTCACAACGAACGTCTCGAGTTCCTCGGCGACTCCGTTCTCGGTCAGGCCGTCACGGTGATGCTCTTCACGACCCACCCTGGGCTCGATGAGGGCGAACTCGCCAAGCGGCGTGCGAGCGTCGTCTCGACGGTCGCACTCGCAGAGGTGGCCAGAGGCATCGATCTGGGCAGCCACCTGCTGCTGGGTCGAGGTGAAGAGCAGACCGGCGGACGCGATAAGGATTCGATCCTCGCCGACACGATGGAAGCCGTCATCGGCGCGACCTATCTGTCAGCGGGGCCCGACGCGGCCACCGACCTCGTGCTCCGTCTGACCGAGCCTCTCCTCGCCGACCCCGAGCGCTACGGCGCTGCCATGGACCCGAAGACCAGTCTTCAGGAGCTGGCGGCGCGCGTCGGTGCCACGCCGCCCCAGTATTCGGTGGAGGCCAGCGGCCCAGACCACGATCGCCGCTTCCTCGCGACCGTGAGCGTCGGCGATGTGGCGATGACCGGCAAGGGCAGCAGCAAGAAGACTGCAGAGATGGCGGCCGCGCTCAGCGCATGGCGCTTCCTCAACGAGCGTGCCTGAGCTTCCCGAAGTCGAGGTGGTGCGAGCAGGTCTCGCTCCGGCTGCGGTCGGTTCCGTCATCACGGGGGTGAGCGTGTTCGATGAGCGCGCTCTGACACGTCATGCCGCGGGTTCCTCCGACTTCGTCTCGCGTCTGGAAGGACGCACGTTCACCGCCGCCGAGCGACGAGGCAAGTTCCTCTGGCTTCCGCTCGACGCCGAGGATTCCGCATTGATCGCGCACCTCGGGATGAGCGGGCAGATGCTGCTCCGAACCCCGGATGCCGAGGCGGAGCGCCACGAGCGCATTCGCATCGGCATCGAGCATCCGCAGCACGGGGAGCTCGCGATCGTGTTCGCCGATCAGAGGACGTTCGGGTCGCTGGCCGTCGACCGTCTGGTGCCGGACGGGCCGACGATGATTCCCACCCAGGTCGTGCACATCGCGCGCGACCCACTCGACCCTCTCTTCGACGATGGCGTCCTCGCTCGCGCGCTCGTCAGACGGGGCAGCGCGATCAAGCGGGTGCTGCTCGACCAGCAGGTGATCAGTGGTGTGGGCAACATCTACGCCGATGAGGCGCTGTGGGCGGCGCGCATCCACCCCGAGACTCTCGCGAGTTCGCTGTCGACAACCGCGATCGGCCGCCTCCTCGCCGAGATCCGGGTGGTGCTCGCCAAGGCGCTGGCCGAGGGCGGCACGAGTTTCGATGCTCAGTACGTCAACGTGAACGGACAGGCCGGGTACTTCGCCCATTCCCTCAACGCGTACGGTCGAGGCGGTCAGCCGTGCCCTCGGTGCGGCACTCTGATCCGTCGACAGGCATTCATGAACCGATCGAGCCATTTCTGCCCCCGCTGCCAGCGTCGACGGTGAGGCTCAGGCGATCTCGAATGATCGCGCGAGCAGTGGCCGGGTCGCACGCGTGCTCACCCATACGATGCCGATTCCTGCCGCAAGCACGGCGCCGATCGTCAGCAACGACTCGGGGGCGGTGATCAGCGCGATCCCGAGCAGGGGGAACACGAGCACTGCTGCGCAGATGGCCGATCCGATCGCGGTGACGAGCAGCGGTGACATGATCGCGCGGCGACGCGCGTCGTCGACGGTGTCGAAGGGCATCCCGAGACGGTGCAGACTCTGGTGCAGTTCGCGCTGATCGAGCACGGAGGCGGCCTGATTCACCCCGACGGACGCTGCGACCATCAGGAAGGAGGCGACCAGCGTGATGACCAGACCGGTGCGCATGTCCACGGCGAGTGCCGCATCAGCAGTCGTCGCGTCGCCGCTGTTCATCACGTTCATCAGTGAGACGCCGGTCCCGGCGAACACGGCCATGAAGCTCGCCATCGCGATGCCGCTCACCTGACGCCATGCGGCCTTGGGTGAGTCCAACACCAGGCGGGCAGCGAGCAGCCGGTCGGCTCGCTCAGCCTTGCGCAGCTGACGCGATGCGGCGACCTTGAGGATCCACGGCCCGATCACGTTGAGCACGGCGAGCGCCACGGCGAACAGAGCAGCCAGCACGGTGATCGTCACCGCGAGCCCCGCGACGGACGGGAAGATCTTGACGAGGACGAAGACCAGAGCCAGCACCGAGATGCCGATGATCGCACGGAACCAGTGCACAGTCGAAGCGGTGGTCCGCAGGCGCACCCCGAGCGGTGAGACGATCACGCGTCGGAGACCCAGCACGGCGCTTCCGGCCGCCACGAGAAGGACTCCTGCCACGACCACGAGGATGCTGAGCGGAGAAAGCACGACGGCGTCGGCGCCGAGAGCCGTGCCACGGAAGGGGATGAGTCCGACGAGGGGAGCGGTCGCCAGATGGACGACGACGCCGGCGACGGCACCTGCGGCCGCGACGAGCACGGATTCGATCACGGTGGCGACGCTGACACCCATCGGAGTCACGCCGAGAAGGCGCAGGGTAGAGAGCCGCTCGTCGCGGCGGCGGGCAGAGAGTCGCGCAGACGCCCCGCCGAGGTTCATCAGGGGCACGACGAGGAGGACGAGAGCGATCGCCGCCAATGCCTGATAGATCGGGGCGTACTCGTCGGTCCAGGTCCAGAACGACTGCGCTCCACCCACGACGGTCAGCACGAGAGCGGCGACGACGCCGAAGGCGACCACGGGAAGCGCCAGGACGGCGTTCTCTCCCTTCGCCGGACGAAGGAGGAGGGCCAGAACGCGGGCGTTCATGCGGACACCGCCGACGATACGATCCGCCCGTCGCGAACCGCGACGATGCGCGAGCATCGAGCGGCGACGTCGGCGTCGTGCGTGACGACGAGGAGGGTGCGCCCCTGCCCGGTCGTCGACCAGAGCAGAGCGTTCATCACGTCCTGCGAGGTGTGCGAGTCGAGCGCCCCGGTCGGCTCGTCGGCGAACACGAGATCCGCACCGGTCGCCTGGGCCCGCGCGATCGCGACGCGTTGCGCCTGCCCGCCCGAGAGCTCCCCGATGCGGCGGTCCTCCATACCGGCGAGTCCCAGTGCGGCGAGCCAGGATGCCGCGTGGGCCGTGGCATCCGCTCTCTTCACACCGTTGATCATCGATGCGAGCGCCACGTTCTCGACGGCGGTGAGCTCAGGGATGAGGAGGCCCTGCTGGAAGACGAAGCCGAACTTCTCCCTGCGCAGCCGGGAACGCGCTGACTCGCCGAGCCCGGCGACCTCCACGGGGTGCCCGGTCGACGGCTGGAACGTCACCGTGCCGGAGTCCGGCGGGACGATGCCGGCGAGCACATGGAGGAGAGTCGTCTTGCCGGATCCGGAGGCACCCATGATCGCCACGGACTCGCCGCGGTGAATCGAGAGATCCACCCCGGCGAGTGCGCGAGTGCTGCCGTAGGCCTTGGTCAGGGAGCGTGCCTCGAGGACGGAGTCGTTCATGCTTCCAGCCTCGCGACCAGACCGGGAGTGCTGCATCGCCCAGGCGGATGATCCGCTCGCGCCCGCGTACACCGCTCGGATGATCTCGGTCAGATCCGCTTCTGCCACGCTCCGGCGTAGGAGACCGGCACGAACCCGATCGCCTCGTTGATGCTCAGCATCGGGCGGTTCTCCTCGGCGTTGAACGTGGAGACCGTCGGGGAGAGCGGCACGAGCTCTCGCCAGTGCAGGAGGTTCGCGCACTTGACGACGGTGCCCAGCCGATGCCCTCGATGCTCGCGCGACACCAGCGTGCCGAGCTGATGCGTGACCCCCGTCCGGTCCGCTCCGACGAGCAGCTCGTTGTATGCCACGATGTCCCCGCTCGGCACGTGCTGCACCGCGACGATCGACAGGGCCTGGCCGGCTCCGGTGAGCCGCCGTTCTCGGCGCACCACTCGCTCCGCGTCCCACTCCTCGGCGACGAAGTCCATCTCGCCGCTCGGCGCATCGGTCGACAGGCGAGCGAGGATCGCTGCATAGCCGTCCCGGAACTCGGGCGGCGTCGGAGCCATCCAATGGAGCACCCGATAGTCGTCTCCCGCGGCCGCCTGCGCAGATTCCAGAGCGGCGCGGAGCGCGGCGGGGTCCGACCGCAGATCGAACTCGCTGTTGCGTTCGACCTGTTCGAAGTCGTACCCGCGGGCTTCGAGCGCGTCTGACAGCGGGATCGCCGGGATTCGACCCCACCCCGTCCGCGGGGAGATCATCCGTTCGGACTCGATCGGCCGGTGCAGCGTCCAGATCTGCACCAGAGACCGACCATGGGCGCGAGCCTCCGACTCGGCGAGCGTCAGGAGGGCATCCTCGACACCGATTCCCCAGTGCTTCTCGGGCACGAGGAGGTCTGCCTCCGCCGCCGTCGCATCCGCCTCCTGGGCATACGCGACCGTGATCATGCCCACGATCTCGTCGCCGTTCCTGGCCACGAATCCGGTCTGCAGGGTGTCGGTGGAGTCCTGCCACGACGCGAGCAACTGAGCGGCGTCGGGTGCGATGTCGGGCAGACCCACCATCTCATCGCAGATCTGCCGGTTGAGCTGACCGTAGGCGCGGAAGTCCGCACCGTCCGCGGCGTCGAGCGCGTCAGGGACCATCAGTGGCTCGATGGTCAGTGTGGTGGTCGTCATGACAGTTCCTTCTTCCAGGCTCCTTCATACGCGATGGCCGTGAAGCCCATCGCCTCATTGATCGAGAGCATCGGCCGGTTCTCCTCGGCGTTGTAGGTGATCACGTCGCGGGATTCGGGCGCGACGCCCGTCCACGACAGGAGGGCGTCGCATTTCACGAGCTGTCCCAATCGGTGCCCGCGATGCTCTTTCAGCACGAGGGTGTCGTGCTGATGGGTGGTCGCGCGCAGATCCGGTCCGATGCGGAGCTCGGTGAACGCAGCCAGCTCGCCGGTTGCGACGTGCTGCGCGACCGTGACCTGGATGATCTGGCCCATCTCCGCCACGCGTCTCTCGGACTCGATCAGGCGCTCTGCATCCCAGACCTCCTCGTCCGTCTCGAGATCGGCAGACGGGGCATCGGTCGACATGCGCGACTTCAGCCAGGCGTAGCCCTCGACATGCTCGGCGGGCGTCGGCAGCATCCACCGGATCACGCGATAGTCCTGAGACGACGCGCGTGCGTCGTCGCGAAGCTCCTCGGCGCGACGAACCGTCTCGGCATTCACTTCGAGTCGACTCACCCGGTAGACCTGCTCGAGGCTGAACCCGTGGCGGATGAGGAATCGCGCGACGTGATCGTCTGGCACGCTGCCGAAGCCGGTCCGCGCCTCGAGCCGGGGACCCTCACTCGCCGGCTGCTCCGTCCAGTTCTGGATCACCGTGCGGTCGTGCAGTCTCGCGAAGGCTTCGACGTGTGGCAGGATCGCGGTACCGATTCCTCGACCCCAGACCCGTGGGTGGAGCTCGATCGCGGCGATGGCCACACGCGAGCCCTCCTCGTGCGGGATGTCGATGACCGTGCGTCCGACCATCTCTCCGTCGACGCGCACGGTCCACACCGCGGTCGTGC
Coding sequences within:
- the coaD gene encoding pantetheine-phosphate adenylyltransferase; translation: MSSRIAVVPGSFDPPTLGHLDVIRRAAKLYDELHVLVVHNPGKEAMLPIAARLSLIEQSIADEGMEGNVVVGSWSMGLLVDYARDVGAGVLVKGIRSQIDVAYESPMAIVNRHLADIETVFLLPDPAHALVSSSLVRQVAGLGGDVSPFVPRAVADFLDTGSRGI
- a CDS encoding YceD family protein, translating into MSGPFVLPVRDIVRKPGEMREHEFSVTLKDAWGEGIVSYEAGSELDLDVRLESVHEGILVSGIVDGEYAGVCGRCLIDIARPVEVEFQELFAYPGEEETDFEVQDDHVDLETLVRDAAVLALPFQPVCQPDCPGLDPKTGERLTASTDKEQAAPIDPRWSALQNITDQDGTEESRAAEKEES
- the rpmF gene encoding 50S ribosomal protein L32 — its product is MAGNPPKRKVSRSNTRSRRAQWKAAPIALVKTVENGKTVYSRPHQAKVVTDSQGTELFLEYKGRKVADV
- the rnc gene encoding ribonuclease III; the protein is MTEVPGGTRPLPEKLRVDIDAELLELALTHRSYAYEHGGIPHNERLEFLGDSVLGQAVTVMLFTTHPGLDEGELAKRRASVVSTVALAEVARGIDLGSHLLLGRGEEQTGGRDKDSILADTMEAVIGATYLSAGPDAATDLVLRLTEPLLADPERYGAAMDPKTSLQELAARVGATPPQYSVEASGPDHDRRFLATVSVGDVAMTGKGSSKKTAEMAAALSAWRFLNERA
- the mutM gene encoding bifunctional DNA-formamidopyrimidine glycosylase/DNA-(apurinic or apyrimidinic site) lyase produces the protein MPELPEVEVVRAGLAPAAVGSVITGVSVFDERALTRHAAGSSDFVSRLEGRTFTAAERRGKFLWLPLDAEDSALIAHLGMSGQMLLRTPDAEAERHERIRIGIEHPQHGELAIVFADQRTFGSLAVDRLVPDGPTMIPTQVVHIARDPLDPLFDDGVLARALVRRGSAIKRVLLDQQVISGVGNIYADEALWAARIHPETLASSLSTTAIGRLLAEIRVVLAKALAEGGTSFDAQYVNVNGQAGYFAHSLNAYGRGGQPCPRCGTLIRRQAFMNRSSHFCPRCQRRR
- a CDS encoding FtsX-like permease family protein — protein: MNARVLALLLRPAKGENAVLALPVVAFGVVAALVLTVVGGAQSFWTWTDEYAPIYQALAAIALVLLVVPLMNLGGASARLSARRRDERLSTLRLLGVTPMGVSVATVIESVLVAAAGAVAGVVVHLATAPLVGLIPFRGTALGADAVVLSPLSILVVVAGVLLVAAGSAVLGLRRVIVSPLGVRLRTTASTVHWFRAIIGISVLALVFVLVKIFPSVAGLAVTITVLAALFAVALAVLNVIGPWILKVAASRQLRKAERADRLLAARLVLDSPKAAWRQVSGIAMASFMAVFAGTGVSLMNVMNSGDATTADAALAVDMRTGLVITLVASFLMVAASVGVNQAASVLDQRELHQSLHRLGMPFDTVDDARRRAIMSPLLVTAIGSAICAAVLVFPLLGIALITAPESLLTIGAVLAAGIGIVWVSTRATRPLLARSFEIA
- a CDS encoding ABC transporter ATP-binding protein, giving the protein MNDSVLEARSLTKAYGSTRALAGVDLSIHRGESVAIMGASGSGKTTLLHVLAGIVPPDSGTVTFQPSTGHPVEVAGLGESARSRLRREKFGFVFQQGLLIPELTAVENVALASMINGVKRADATAHAASWLAALGLAGMEDRRIGELSGGQAQRVAIARAQATGADLVFADEPTGALDSHTSQDVMNALLWSTTGQGRTLLVVTHDADVAARCSRIVAVRDGRIVSSAVSA
- a CDS encoding GNAT family N-acetyltransferase, producing the protein MTTTTLTIEPLMVPDALDAADGADFRAYGQLNRQICDEMVGLPDIAPDAAQLLASWQDSTDTLQTGFVARNGDEIVGMITVAYAQEADATAAEADLLVPEKHWGIGVEDALLTLAESEARAHGRSLVQIWTLHRPIESERMISPRTGWGRIPAIPLSDALEARGYDFEQVERNSEFDLRSDPAALRAALESAQAAAGDDYRVLHWMAPTPPEFRDGYAAILARLSTDAPSGEMDFVAEEWDAERVVRRERRLTGAGQALSIVAVQHVPSGDIVAYNELLVGADRTGVTHQLGTLVSREHRGHRLGTVVKCANLLHWRELVPLSPTVSTFNAEENRPMLSINEAIGFVPVSYAGAWQKRI
- a CDS encoding GNAT family N-acetyltransferase; this encodes MSIPLTADASLHPLVLPARADAADAAEFRELARVRNAVYRELTGRTEQDLTPEALLPILRSRKERTTAVWTVRVDGEMVGRTVIDIPHEEGSRVAIAAIELHPRVWGRGIGTAILPHVEAFARLHDRTVIQNWTEQPASEGPRLEARTGFGSVPDDHVARFLIRHGFSLEQVYRVSRLEVNAETVRRAEELRDDARASSQDYRVIRWMLPTPAEHVEGYAWLKSRMSTDAPSADLETDEEVWDAERLIESERRVAEMGQIIQVTVAQHVATGELAAFTELRIGPDLRATTHQHDTLVLKEHRGHRLGQLVKCDALLSWTGVAPESRDVITYNAEENRPMLSINEAMGFTAIAYEGAWKKELS